The following are from one region of the Halarcobacter sp. genome:
- a CDS encoding Ig-like domain-containing protein, translated as MFLKKINISTAVALLLCSYNMQAGTLGTESGDFSADKTTPLYTVSSAGTWTVTGQLEPTPNSSDGFSVKVPTGQLLKQVSFSPPAEDQANAHVYSLSGCGISNSSTLNKTFSSPSTSQSNCTLQYSIQSNFNTSNKSYTVTITTIDLNNSAPTDISLSSTTGSLTEGDYWGTAYYKTGIIASGTDPNGDSLTFSLVANGASDSGTCGTAGDDDNGDFTMGKSWYDDPGELTDLDSTSGSKTLSNGTYNVCIEAEDNWGATYQEPFTITIGNSNDSDSTLSTGDGVDESTTINVPTTATTSANAVEVFDFAINDLGTSDGLDTTITSLDINVSGTNNSKLTYLLTNATSGANQGSDLSSAITGTYNTGKVTFDLSSNNIVVTDGSSETYVVKAYYNDNTSITDNAAITISIDGDTDLTVSSSGSTMGTTSPITNSANTALSVTVTALNFTTQPAGSTSGSALTTQPVVSAVDSAGNVDTDFTEIISLTEASAGTLTNNTKAAVSGVATFSNLTYTATADQQSFTLTANDVDGTGSDLSTVDANAVTSDVVATKLIFTTQPAPTTISSGISTNFSTVPVVKAVDANDTVDTGYSTNIVLSVTDPNDGTIDGTVNSLSGTGDSDGSGTTVTLAPSSGVTTYTGLALQYTDSGISNTIALRATSGGLSAVNSTSITTSDTTAPNAPSTPDLTAASDTGSSSSDNITSDTTPTFTGTAEANSTVTIISSIDGTIGTTTTDGSGNWSYTSSALTAGSHSITATATDSANNTSSASSALSITIDNSAPITPSTPDLDASSDTGSSSSDNITSDTTLTFSGTAEANSTVTIISSIDGTIGTTTADGSGNWSITSSALTSGSHTITATVTDSAGNTSNSSSALAITIDTTAPTISSLSPSDNSTDIGTTANLVVTFNENIIKGTGNIVIKNASDNTAFETIAVTDSKVSISGSTLTINPAGTFDLNAGYYVQIASNSIVDSAGNYFAGISNTTSWNFTTVNNSTPTISGTNGGQTVNDTSGAITPFNAVTLADSDGDNISVTISLDDNAKGTLSSTSIPSGSIASVQAALRAITFTPARNRVVPGSSEATTISIRVDDGTVFTTDSNTSIISTSINDIPRDITLSSSSIDYDAGTNATVGTLNTSDADVYTGFTYTLVDKDSSANGSCSLDSNNSLFSISASDLLVLDPSSMEGAYSICVQTNDGFTTFQKTLSVNVGGKNEPVIDSLTVSNLNDTAVDTNNNIIVYKNYGTRTITINASDADLDPLTYDVSFSDDSIFTTKSLAGNILTLASDPDTSGNSDITITVNDGTDTISKTFNFRILTFNDGDNVNESGSVSIVTDENGDEVTTVDVPNDNLVVKKTVKSDGSTEQSIIIDGIESKVISGSPSSQIEITNEGVTTSFSSNGINANADTTVLGKTTHRLILNGQTTQAISNVLGSTTTISEDGSGNPQIVTSVGNFEVDAKPDGSAVHIVTNGSTSSTTTSSILGANTVINSEEVETSAGIIPSGSRIIKAKSITKSDGTTITRFVAVDDDNNETVLGTTLRDGSVFNNGNTVEIYEDNGAIFMKVTAPLSTDLVVE; from the coding sequence ATGTTTTTAAAAAAAATAAATATTAGTACTGCAGTTGCGTTACTATTATGTTCATATAATATGCAAGCAGGTACACTTGGTACTGAATCAGGAGATTTTTCAGCAGATAAAACAACTCCTTTATATACAGTTTCAAGTGCCGGGACATGGACTGTAACAGGACAATTAGAACCAACTCCAAATTCTAGTGATGGTTTTTCTGTAAAAGTTCCAACAGGACAATTGCTTAAACAAGTATCTTTTTCACCTCCAGCAGAAGATCAAGCTAATGCTCATGTTTATTCTTTATCTGGATGTGGAATAAGTAATAGCTCGACATTAAACAAAACTTTTTCATCTCCTTCAACTTCTCAAAGTAATTGTACACTTCAATATTCTATACAATCTAATTTTAATACTTCAAATAAATCGTATACAGTTACTATTACAACAATAGATCTTAATAATAGTGCTCCAACAGATATATCACTGTCGTCAACAACAGGTTCTCTGACAGAAGGTGATTATTGGGGAACTGCATACTACAAAACAGGAATTATTGCAAGTGGTACCGATCCAAATGGAGATTCTCTAACTTTTTCTCTTGTGGCAAATGGAGCATCAGATAGTGGCACTTGTGGTACTGCAGGGGATGATGACAATGGTGATTTTACAATGGGGAAAAGTTGGTATGATGACCCAGGAGAATTAACAGATTTAGATAGTACATCAGGTTCTAAAACATTATCTAATGGTACATATAATGTTTGCATTGAAGCAGAAGATAACTGGGGAGCAACTTATCAAGAACCTTTTACTATAACAATTGGTAACTCAAACGATTCCGATAGCACCCTAAGCACAGGAGATGGAGTAGATGAAAGCACTACAATAAACGTCCCAACAACAGCTACTACGAGTGCAAATGCAGTAGAAGTATTTGACTTTGCAATAAATGATTTAGGAACAAGTGATGGCTTAGATACAACAATCACCTCTTTAGATATAAATGTAAGTGGAACAAATAACTCAAAACTAACCTACCTTCTAACAAACGCCACAAGTGGAGCAAACCAAGGAAGTGATTTAAGTAGTGCAATAACAGGAACATATAATACAGGAAAAGTAACTTTTGACTTAAGCTCAAATAATATAGTTGTAACTGATGGTTCAAGTGAAACTTATGTAGTAAAAGCATACTATAATGATAATACCTCTATTACAGATAATGCAGCTATAACTATAAGTATAGATGGTGATACAGATTTAACTGTAAGTAGTAGTGGCTCAACTATGGGAACTACAAGCCCAATTACAAATAGTGCTAATACAGCTTTAAGTGTAACAGTAACTGCGTTGAATTTCACAACCCAACCAGCAGGAAGTACAAGTGGTAGTGCACTAACAACCCAACCAGTAGTAAGTGCAGTAGATTCAGCAGGAAATGTAGATACAGACTTTACTGAAATTATATCATTAACAGAAGCAAGTGCGGGTACTTTAACAAATAATACAAAAGCAGCTGTAAGTGGTGTAGCTACCTTTAGTAATTTAACTTATACTGCAACAGCAGATCAACAAAGCTTCACCCTTACAGCAAATGATGTAGATGGAACAGGAAGTGATTTATCAACTGTAGATGCAAATGCAGTTACTTCTGATGTAGTAGCAACAAAACTAATCTTCACAACTCAACCTGCACCAACAACTATTTCAAGTGGAATATCAACAAATTTTTCAACTGTTCCAGTAGTAAAAGCAGTTGATGCAAATGATACTGTAGATACAGGTTACTCTACAAATATCGTTTTATCTGTCACTGATCCAAATGATGGAACAATTGATGGAACAGTAAACTCTTTAAGTGGTACAGGAGATTCAGATGGTTCAGGAACTACAGTTACTCTTGCTCCGTCAAGTGGAGTGACAACTTATACAGGATTAGCCCTGCAATACACAGATAGTGGTATTTCTAATACTATTGCATTAAGAGCAACATCAGGTGGTTTATCTGCAGTTAATAGTACAAGTATAACAACTTCAGATACAACAGCACCAAATGCACCATCTACACCAGACTTAACTGCTGCTTCTGATACAGGGAGTTCAAGTAGTGATAATATAACTTCAGATACAACACCAACATTTACTGGAACAGCAGAGGCAAATAGTACAGTAACTATTATTAGTTCTATAGATGGAACTATAGGAACAACTACAACTGATGGAAGTGGAAACTGGAGTTATACTTCTTCTGCATTAACTGCTGGTTCTCATAGTATTACAGCAACTGCTACAGATAGTGCAAATAATACTTCCTCTGCCTCTTCGGCTTTAAGTATTACAATTGACAACTCTGCACCAATTACTCCTTCTACACCAGATTTAGATGCCTCTTCAGATACAGGGAGTTCAAGCAGTGATAATATTACATCAGATACAACACTAACATTTAGTGGAACAGCAGAGGCAAATAGTACAGTAACTATTATTAGTTCTATAGATGGAACTATAGGAACAACTACAGCTGATGGAAGTGGAAACTGGAGCATTACTTCTTCTGCATTAACTTCTGGTTCTCATACTATTACAGCAACTGTAACGGATAGCGCAGGAAACACTTCAAATTCTTCTAGTGCATTAGCTATTACTATTGACACAACAGCCCCAACAATAAGTTCTTTATCACCTTCAGATAACTCAACAGATATAGGAACAACAGCTAATTTAGTAGTAACCTTTAATGAAAATATCATAAAAGGAACAGGAAATATAGTTATTAAAAATGCTTCAGATAATACTGCATTTGAAACTATTGCTGTAACAGATTCAAAAGTAAGTATTAGTGGTTCAACATTAACCATAAACCCAGCTGGAACATTTGATTTAAATGCTGGATATTATGTTCAAATTGCTTCTAATTCAATTGTTGATAGTGCAGGTAATTATTTTGCAGGTATTTCAAATACAACATCTTGGAACTTCACAACTGTTAATAACTCAACCCCAACAATAAGTGGAACAAATGGAGGACAAACAGTAAATGATACAAGTGGAGCAATAACACCATTTAATGCAGTAACATTAGCTGATAGTGATGGAGATAATATTTCTGTAACAATAAGCTTAGATGATAATGCTAAAGGTACCCTTTCAAGTACTTCTATTCCTAGCGGTTCAATAGCTTCTGTTCAAGCTGCTTTAAGAGCTATTACTTTTACTCCAGCTAGAAATAGAGTTGTTCCAGGTAGTAGTGAAGCAACAACTATTTCTATAAGAGTTGATGATGGTACTGTATTTACTACTGATTCTAATACAAGTATTATATCAACTTCTATAAATGATATTCCTAGAGATATTACTCTTAGTTCATCTTCTATAGATTATGATGCAGGAACTAATGCTACTGTTGGAACTTTAAATACTTCTGATGCTGACGTTTATACAGGCTTTACTTATACTTTAGTTGATAAAGACTCTTCAGCTAATGGTAGTTGTAGTTTAGATTCTAATAATAGTTTATTCTCTATTTCTGCTTCTGATCTATTAGTTTTAGATCCTTCTTCTATGGAGGGTGCATATAGTATTTGTGTTCAAACCAATGATGGTTTTACTACTTTCCAAAAAACTCTTTCTGTAAATGTTGGAGGAAAGAATGAACCTGTTATTGATAGTTTAACTGTTTCAAATCTAAATGATACTGCTGTTGATACTAATAACAATATTATTGTTTATAAAAACTATGGTACTAGAACAATTACTATTAATGCTAGTGATGCTGATTTAGATCCTTTAACTTATGATGTTTCTTTCTCTGATGATTCAATCTTTACTACTAAATCTTTAGCTGGTAATATTTTAACTTTAGCTTCTGATCCTGATACTAGTGGGAATAGTGATATTACTATTACTGTTAATGATGGAACTGATACTATATCAAAAACTTTTAATTTTAGAATCTTAACATTTAATGATGGGGATAATGTAAATGAAAGTGGTAGTGTTAGTATTGTTACTGATGAAAATGGTGATGAAGTTACTACTGTTGATGTTCCTAATGATAATTTAGTTGTTAAGAAAACTGTTAAAAGTGATGGTTCTACTGAGCAATCTATTATTATAGATGGTATTGAAAGTAAAGTTATCTCAGGTTCTCCTTCTTCTCAAATTGAAATTACAAATGAGGGTGTAACAACTTCTTTTTCTAGTAATGGTATAAATGCTAATGCTGATACTACTGTTTTAGGTAAAACTACTCATAGATTAATTTTAAATGGTCAGACTACTCAGGCTATTTCTAATGTTCTTGGTTCTACTACTACTATTTCTGAAGATGGTTCTGGTAATCCTCAGATTGTTACATCTGTAGGTAATTTTGAAGTTGATGCTAAGCCTGATGGTTCTGCTGTTCATATTGTTACTAATGGTTCTACTTCTTCTACTACTACTTCTTCTATTCTTGGTGCTAATACTGTTATTAATAGTGAAGAGGTTGAAACTTCTGCTGGTATTATCCCTTCAGGTTCTAGAATCATTAAAGCTAAATCTATTACTAAAAGTGATGGTACAACTATAACTAGATTTGTAGCTGTTGATGATGATAATAATGAAACTGTTTTAGGTACTACTTTAAGAGATGGTTCTGTATTTAATAATGGTAATACAGTTGAAATTTATGAGGATAATGGTGCTATATTTATGAAAGTTACTGCTCCTTTATCTACTGATTTAGTTGTGGAGTAA
- a CDS encoding TIGR03032 family protein, with product MLIEKTKKPFNLSFSYSFSRILHELNSTLVISTYQAEKVIFLSAQSSNQLIQLPRTFTSPMGLAYDRNKLAIATKTNIITLSSIEKQVLLKKQNKYDAYFIPTASFYTGYSHLHDIAFGKDKLFAVNTNFSIVGTVNIDFNFTPYWKPNFIKNINGGDQCHLNGLAMENGEPGYVTAFSTTDEPKGWKNTDFKQGVLINVKTNKIVQKNLNIPHSPRFYKNKIYFLESAKSKLNEYNPMTGETTTVIELNGFARGMDIIEDIAFIGISKIRPSSSIFNNLKYENNDYYAGVVAVNLQTKKIVGKIEYLNDVNEIYDIKILPNIKKANIIGLNDEQFDAISMPNSGFWID from the coding sequence TTGCTAATAGAAAAAACTAAAAAGCCGTTTAACTTATCTTTTTCATATAGTTTTTCAAGAATCTTACATGAATTAAATTCAACATTAGTAATATCCACGTATCAAGCAGAAAAGGTAATATTTCTTAGTGCTCAATCTTCCAATCAATTAATTCAATTACCAAGAACATTTACCTCTCCAATGGGACTTGCTTATGATAGAAATAAATTAGCAATAGCAACAAAAACAAATATTATTACACTAAGTTCAATTGAAAAGCAGGTTTTATTAAAAAAACAGAATAAATATGATGCATATTTTATACCTACTGCTTCTTTTTATACAGGATATTCACATTTACATGATATTGCTTTTGGAAAAGATAAGCTTTTTGCTGTAAATACAAACTTTTCTATAGTGGGAACTGTTAATATTGACTTTAACTTTACTCCTTACTGGAAACCTAATTTTATAAAAAATATAAACGGCGGTGATCAATGTCACTTAAATGGTTTGGCTATGGAAAATGGAGAACCAGGATATGTAACTGCTTTTTCAACCACAGATGAACCAAAAGGTTGGAAAAATACAGACTTTAAACAAGGAGTTTTAATTAATGTTAAAACAAATAAGATTGTTCAAAAAAATCTAAATATTCCCCATTCACCCAGATTTTATAAAAATAAAATCTATTTTTTGGAAAGTGCTAAAAGTAAATTAAATGAATATAACCCTATGACAGGAGAAACTACTACTGTTATTGAACTTAATGGCTTTGCTAGAGGGATGGATATTATTGAAGATATTGCATTTATAGGAATTTCTAAAATACGACCTTCCTCATCTATTTTTAATAATCTAAAGTATGAGAATAATGATTATTATGCAGGTGTTGTTGCTGTTAATTTACAAACAAAAAAAATCGTAGGTAAAATTGAATATTTAAATGATGTAAATGAAATTTATGATATTAAAATTTTACCTAATATAAAAAAAGCAAATATTATAGGCTTAAACGATGAACAATTCGATGCTATTTCTATGCCAAATAGTGGATTTTGGATTGATTAA
- the ciaB gene encoding invasion protein CiaB: MENKKFINDLTEVYEFLDAQKNSVNKLISYLENNEFEKLTIIDDFAKALDLEMKDDLRVALITRLVNLRDDSLVQVLKKLGKNEKEVIALQEKAYIFVRDFWHEKHKNTINYMKTNDLLTPFYQAIFEGVYEVGLKMSSWQSAWTSHIINGVNKELLAMFDGDDKKVYEYLEENSLFDLGHNGIVADRSYSALVLEDGKYSSKAYIKAFKEQTTAVVDALEKFEESLIELEDEIYEEKWNYILYIQSLIKAFSEDKNHMLVERWADVDRAWMKIKSPVQIGHPLEYYEDHFRKAVALEWDIRLTNPKFTQNDHRVNKIKSAFEKIYNNTDKTKAYEDIYNFSLKSLDKVQLYIGRPALFFGAEFNGLFSAQVVPNDEIVSKEEGKKIFAFADEILQTSRAKPFLKLSQEIFGQKFLSEDRTFLFNEAEAWHQVYDITTIGHEYGHILWCDEDTESVMNKTGNFKNIEEFKATTGGLISFFLDESNDEKDLEKQVLIDTLKRAVGLIGWMEVDEVQPYYCEGLIHLNALFDTKILDWAEEELTIDISAVKYEKLKEWYINTYTDLAKHYLDKKDATEFLNRFAKRDGKYFMPNNPKINSFVKYYFKRYQEIGQELDTQDSKENYILR, from the coding sequence ATGGAAAATAAAAAATTTATCAATGACCTGACAGAAGTTTATGAATTTTTAGATGCACAAAAAAATAGTGTAAATAAACTAATATCATATTTAGAAAACAACGAATTTGAAAAACTAACTATTATAGATGATTTTGCAAAAGCTTTAGACTTAGAGATGAAAGATGATTTAAGAGTTGCTCTTATTACAAGATTAGTAAACCTAAGAGATGATTCATTAGTTCAAGTTCTTAAAAAACTTGGAAAAAATGAAAAAGAAGTGATAGCTTTACAAGAAAAAGCTTATATCTTTGTAAGAGATTTTTGGCACGAAAAACATAAAAATACAATCAATTATATGAAAACAAACGATCTTTTAACACCTTTTTATCAAGCAATTTTTGAAGGTGTTTACGAGGTGGGGCTTAAAATGTCATCATGGCAAAGTGCTTGGACCTCTCATATTATAAATGGAGTAAATAAAGAGCTTCTAGCTATGTTTGATGGAGATGATAAAAAAGTATATGAATACTTGGAAGAAAACTCACTATTTGACTTAGGACACAATGGTATAGTTGCAGACAGATCATATTCTGCTTTAGTATTAGAAGATGGAAAATATTCATCAAAAGCATATATCAAAGCTTTTAAAGAGCAAACTACTGCTGTAGTTGATGCTTTAGAAAAGTTTGAAGAGAGTTTAATTGAACTTGAAGATGAGATTTATGAAGAGAAATGGAATTACATCTTATATATTCAAAGTCTAATCAAAGCTTTTAGTGAAGATAAAAACCATATGTTAGTTGAAAGATGGGCAGATGTAGATAGAGCTTGGATGAAAATAAAATCACCAGTTCAAATAGGACATCCACTTGAATACTACGAAGATCACTTTAGAAAAGCAGTTGCTTTAGAATGGGATATAAGACTTACAAACCCAAAATTTACTCAAAATGACCACAGAGTAAATAAAATAAAATCAGCTTTTGAAAAGATTTACAATAATACAGACAAAACAAAAGCTTATGAAGATATTTATAACTTCTCTTTAAAATCACTTGATAAAGTGCAATTGTATATAGGAAGACCTGCTTTATTTTTTGGAGCTGAGTTTAATGGACTATTTTCTGCACAAGTTGTACCAAATGATGAGATTGTATCAAAAGAGGAAGGTAAAAAAATCTTTGCCTTTGCTGATGAGATTTTACAAACAAGCAGAGCAAAACCATTTTTAAAACTATCACAAGAGATATTTGGGCAAAAGTTCCTTTCAGAAGATAGAACTTTCCTTTTCAACGAAGCTGAAGCTTGGCACCAAGTTTATGATATCACAACAATTGGGCATGAATATGGACATATTTTATGGTGTGATGAAGATACAGAATCAGTGATGAACAAAACAGGAAACTTTAAAAACATAGAAGAGTTCAAAGCTACAACAGGTGGTTTAATCTCTTTTTTCCTTGATGAATCAAATGATGAAAAAGATTTAGAAAAACAAGTATTAATAGATACTCTAAAAAGAGCTGTAGGTCTTATAGGTTGGATGGAAGTTGATGAAGTACAACCATACTATTGTGAAGGCTTAATCCACTTAAATGCTTTATTTGATACTAAAATCTTAGATTGGGCAGAAGAGGAACTAACAATTGATATCTCAGCTGTAAAATATGAAAAACTAAAAGAGTGGTATATCAACACATATACAGATTTAGCAAAACACTATTTAGATAAAAAAGATGCAACAGAATTTTTAAATAGATTTGCAAAAAGAGATGGAAAATACTTTATGCCAAACAACCCTAAAATAAACTCATTTGTAAAATACTACTTCAAAAGATATCAAGAGATAGGACAAGAGCTTGATACTCAAGATTCAAAAGAAAATTATATATTAAGATAA
- the htpG gene encoding molecular chaperone HtpG — protein sequence MAKHQFQTEVGQLLHLMTHSLYSNKEIFIRELVSNASDAIDKLNYLKLTDEKMKAALPEDWAGTINIKLDVEDKSITIADNGIGMNEEDLIASIGTIAKSGTKSFVEALTGDAKKDSNLIGQFGVGFYSVFMVADKVDVISKKAGEETAYKWSSTGTGEFDLAPCVKDSNGTVIYIKLKDEEVEDYTSKYRVETIVKKYSNHIAYPIFLNFSEEVTEELSEEDKKAGKEPKKTIENKREKANEATALWMQPKSKLKEEEYNDFYKSISHDSQDPMLTVHTKAEGVNEYTTLFYIPKTAPMDMYRADYQPGVKLYVKRVFITDDEKELLPTYLRFVRGIIDSEDLPLNVSREILQENRILANIKQGSVKKILGEIKKLAKDEEKYKEFIEQYNRPLKEGAYQDFTNKDLLLELIRFKSSKVEKGEMTSLESYKDRADSEQKAIYYIVGDNENVLRNSPLLEAYKKNDIEVLILDDKEIDEIITPMYGAYKEWEFKDITACEAPKVEQTEEEKKEVEEKFKDITEKIKEVLGEAVKEVKVTNRLSESPSCVVKDAGDAQMQQMAQMMRAMGQEMPETAPILEINPDHEIVTKLNGLSDDSLVSDVSWVLLDQAKLSEGMEITDTVAFAQRLSRITAKAL from the coding sequence ATGGCAAAACATCAATTTCAGACAGAAGTAGGACAATTACTACATTTAATGACACACTCTTTATATTCAAATAAAGAGATTTTTATAAGAGAGCTTGTATCAAATGCAAGTGATGCAATTGATAAACTAAACTATTTAAAATTAACTGACGAAAAAATGAAAGCAGCTCTTCCTGAAGATTGGGCTGGAACTATTAATATCAAACTAGATGTTGAAGACAAATCAATCACTATTGCTGATAATGGTATTGGTATGAATGAAGAGGATTTAATCGCTTCAATTGGTACAATAGCAAAATCAGGAACAAAATCTTTTGTTGAAGCTTTAACTGGTGATGCAAAAAAAGATTCAAATCTAATTGGACAATTTGGTGTTGGTTTTTATTCTGTATTTATGGTAGCAGACAAAGTAGATGTTATCTCTAAAAAAGCAGGGGAAGAAACAGCTTACAAATGGTCAAGTACTGGTACTGGTGAGTTTGATTTAGCACCTTGTGTTAAAGATTCAAATGGAACTGTTATTTATATCAAACTAAAAGATGAAGAAGTTGAAGATTATACTTCTAAATATAGAGTAGAAACTATTGTTAAAAAATACTCTAACCATATTGCATATCCAATCTTCTTAAACTTTAGTGAAGAAGTAACTGAAGAGTTAAGTGAAGAGGATAAAAAAGCAGGTAAAGAACCTAAAAAAACAATTGAAAATAAAAGAGAAAAAGCAAACGAAGCAACTGCACTTTGGATGCAACCAAAATCAAAATTAAAAGAAGAAGAGTATAACGATTTTTATAAATCTATCTCTCATGATTCTCAAGATCCAATGCTTACAGTTCACACAAAAGCTGAAGGTGTAAACGAATATACAACACTATTTTATATTCCAAAAACTGCTCCAATGGATATGTATAGAGCTGATTATCAACCAGGTGTTAAACTATATGTTAAAAGAGTATTTATCACGGATGATGAAAAAGAACTTTTACCAACATATTTAAGATTTGTTAGAGGTATTATTGATTCTGAAGATTTACCACTAAATGTATCTAGAGAAATCTTACAAGAAAACAGAATCTTAGCAAATATCAAACAAGGTTCAGTTAAAAAAATCCTTGGTGAAATTAAAAAACTAGCTAAAGATGAAGAAAAATACAAAGAGTTTATTGAGCAATATAACAGACCTTTAAAAGAGGGTGCTTACCAAGACTTTACAAATAAAGATTTACTTCTTGAACTAATTAGATTTAAATCATCAAAAGTAGAAAAAGGTGAAATGACATCTTTAGAAAGCTATAAAGATAGAGCAGATAGTGAACAAAAAGCAATCTACTATATCGTTGGTGACAATGAAAATGTTCTAAGAAATTCTCCACTTTTAGAAGCATATAAGAAAAATGATATTGAAGTTCTTATCTTAGATGATAAAGAGATTGATGAAATCATCACTCCAATGTATGGTGCATATAAAGAGTGGGAATTTAAAGATATCACTGCTTGTGAAGCTCCAAAAGTAGAGCAAACAGAAGAAGAGAAAAAAGAAGTTGAAGAAAAATTCAAAGATATCACAGAAAAAATCAAAGAGGTTTTAGGTGAAGCTGTTAAAGAAGTAAAAGTAACTAACAGACTTTCAGAATCTCCATCTTGTGTTGTAAAAGATGCAGGTGATGCACAAATGCAACAAATGGCTCAAATGATGAGAGCAATGGGACAAGAGATGCCAGAAACTGCTCCAATCTTAGAGATTAACCCAGACCATGAAATCGTTACTAAACTAAATGGTTTAAGTGATGACAGTCTTGTATCTGATGTATCTTGGGTACTGCTAGATCAAGCTAAATTGAGTGAAGGTATGGAAATCACTGATACAGTTGCATTTGCACAAAGACTAAGTAGAATCACAGCAAAAGCACTTTAA
- a CDS encoding nucleotidyltransferase domain-containing protein has protein sequence MTKEYIINYLKEHKNEFSQKFGITKLGLFGSYVKDEASENSDIDILIELENNLSDIYEKKSKFKNILESHFNLNVDIAREKYLKPMAKEEILKEVVYV, from the coding sequence GTGACAAAAGAATATATTATTAACTATTTAAAAGAGCACAAAAATGAATTTTCACAAAAGTTTGGTATTACTAAACTTGGTCTTTTTGGTTCATATGTAAAAGATGAAGCGAGTGAAAATAGTGATATTGATATTCTTATTGAACTTGAAAATAATCTTTCCGATATATATGAAAAAAAGTCTAAATTTAAAAATATTTTAGAAAGCCATTTTAATTTAAATGTTGATATTGCAAGAGAAAAATATTTAAAACCTATGGCAAAAGAAGAAATCCTTAAAGAAGTAGTTTATGTCTAA
- a CDS encoding HepT-like ribonuclease domain-containing protein: MSKTKLSLLSIIEAIEKIEKYTKEYSNADDFYHAERDFDATMMQFVIIGEMISKIDETFKTQHSNIPWHKIKGFRNIVAHNYFGIDADEIWEIITLKIKPLKKDIEDILD; the protein is encoded by the coding sequence ATGTCTAAAACTAAACTTTCTTTGCTATCTATTATTGAAGCAATAGAGAAGATTGAAAAATATACAAAAGAATATTCAAATGCAGACGACTTCTATCATGCAGAGAGAGACTTTGATGCAACAATGATGCAGTTTGTAATTATAGGTGAGATGATTTCGAAAATTGATGAAACATTTAAAACACAACATTCTAATATTCCATGGCATAAGATTAAAGGTTTTAGAAATATAGTTGCACATAATTATTTTGGTATAGATGCAGATGAAATTTGGGAAATAATTACTCTAAAAATAAAACCATTAAAAAAGGATATTGAAGATATTTTAGATTAG
- a CDS encoding DUF6172 family protein translates to MKKTFKLQVENKNPDRVLESIKHEIRKYIKREQRKPLPKEKDFWFFDCKFAKDEETPVEIQFSDIMRFVNEAAQENCKTFYLEILSRAEEKKKTLDDEDIEEIPELSEDDMKED, encoded by the coding sequence TTGAAAAAAACTTTTAAACTACAAGTTGAAAATAAAAACCCTGATAGAGTTTTAGAATCTATCAAACATGAAATAAGAAAATATATAAAAAGAGAACAAAGAAAACCTCTACCAAAAGAGAAAGACTTTTGGTTTTTTGATTGTAAATTTGCAAAAGATGAAGAAACACCAGTAGAGATTCAGTTTTCTGATATTATGAGATTTGTTAACGAGGCAGCTCAAGAAAACTGTAAAACTTTTTATTTAGAGATTCTTTCAAGAGCAGAAGAAAAAAAGAAAACACTTGATGATGAAGATATTGAAGAAATACCTGAATTATCAGAAGATGATATGAAAGAGGATTAA